Proteins co-encoded in one bacterium genomic window:
- a CDS encoding SPFH domain-containing protein, translated as MGYGFVIAVVVVAVILAWNGVKIVRDYQRLVVFRLGRSFGPRGPGLVYLIPIIDKAVWVDLREAFLEIPAQTCITKDNAPISIDFLIYWKVFDPQLSVIQVGNFAGAAQGIATTGLRAVIGDLSLDEALTKRDQINQVMRAKLDETTERWGVKVTTVEIREITPPKDVQDAMTRQMSAERSRRALVTEADGKKQAAVTIAEGEKQSAILKAEGDRQAAILRAEGFSLALGTIFNVAKTVDTNTMSLQYLEALKALGAGPATKFVFPMEFTKLLQPFVDGGRGRPPRGTP; from the coding sequence ATGGGATACGGGTTCGTGATCGCAGTGGTCGTCGTCGCCGTGATCCTGGCGTGGAACGGGGTCAAGATTGTCCGGGACTATCAGCGCCTGGTGGTGTTCCGCCTGGGTCGCAGCTTCGGCCCCAGAGGGCCGGGGCTCGTCTACCTGATCCCGATCATCGACAAGGCGGTCTGGGTGGACCTGCGGGAAGCGTTCCTCGAGATCCCCGCGCAGACGTGCATCACCAAGGACAATGCCCCGATCTCCATTGATTTCCTGATCTACTGGAAGGTGTTCGACCCCCAGCTCAGCGTGATCCAGGTGGGCAACTTCGCCGGCGCCGCGCAGGGGATCGCCACGACCGGGCTCCGCGCGGTGATCGGCGACCTCAGCCTCGACGAGGCGCTGACGAAGCGGGACCAGATCAACCAAGTCATGCGCGCCAAGCTCGACGAGACCACGGAGCGGTGGGGAGTTAAGGTGACGACCGTGGAGATCCGCGAGATCACCCCGCCGAAGGACGTCCAGGATGCGATGACGCGGCAGATGTCCGCCGAACGCAGCCGGCGCGCGCTCGTCACGGAAGCGGACGGGAAGAAACAGGCCGCCGTCACCATCGCGGAGGGAGAAAAACAGTCGGCCATCCTGAAGGCGGAGGGCGACCGTCAGGCCGCGATCCTCCGTGCGGAAGGGTTCTCGCTCGCCCTGGGCACGATCTTCAACGTCGCCAAGACCGTGGACACGAATACGATGAGCCTCCAGTATCTGGAGGCGTTGAAAGCGCTCGGAGCGGGCCCCGCCACGAAGTTCGTGTTTCCGATGGAGTTCACCAAACTGCTCCAACCGTTCGTGGATGGGGGACGTGGGAGACCGCCGCGGGGGACGCCGTAG